Proteins from a single region of Candidatus Binatia bacterium:
- a CDS encoding zf-HC2 domain-containing protein, translating into MMMDCNELVELITDYLEGTLAASDRARFDEHLTICDGCTEYLDQMRATLKMLGKIPSESISQTARERLQHAFHNWKETQ; encoded by the coding sequence ATGATGATGGACTGCAACGAACTCGTCGAGCTCATTACCGATTATCTGGAAGGCACCCTCGCGGCATCAGACCGCGCTCGCTTCGATGAGCACCTGACGATCTGCGACGGCTGCACCGAGTATCTCGACCAGATGCGTGCAACGCTTAAGATGCTCGGAAAGATCCCTAGTGAATCAATCAGCCAAACGGCCCGCGAGCGACTGCAGCATGCTTTTCATAACTGGAAGGAAACGCAATGA
- a CDS encoding epoxide hydrolase, which yields MSKHLNRRGFFGAAAATVVVGPLGLSGFVGSPSVVTDVAEQTVGDPTAIRPFRVNFSDADLDDLRKRIKATRWPDRETVNDNSQGVPLEMLQWLATYWATDYDWRKCEARLNALPEYVTEIDGLDIQFIHVRSKHENALPLIVTHGWPGSIIEQLKIIEPLTNPTAHGGSASDAFHIVVPSIPGYGFSARPTVTGWGTDHTARAWAVLMKRLGYANYVAQGGDIGSVVTTLMAKQAPPGLLGINTSLPATVPPAVAKSLACGNPAPPGLSPDEAHAYAQLQLLYGKQFAYAAFMHTRPQTLYGLADSPVALAAWLLDHGDGWGQPAAAVVSAVAGHTVDGHTAGALTRDDVLDNITLYWLTNTGISAARSYWENKTSPFNAANVAIPTAAIVFPGEIYLAPRSWAERAFHKLVYYNRASAGGHFAAWEQPQVFSEEVRAGFRSLRTSA from the coding sequence ATGTCAAAGCATCTCAATCGCCGTGGCTTTTTCGGTGCTGCAGCTGCAACCGTTGTCGTCGGTCCACTCGGTCTCTCGGGTTTTGTAGGGAGCCCAAGCGTCGTGACTGACGTTGCAGAACAGACGGTCGGCGACCCTACCGCCATTCGCCCCTTTAGAGTCAACTTTTCGGACGCGGATCTCGACGATCTGCGCAAGCGCATCAAGGCGACACGATGGCCCGACCGGGAAACGGTCAACGATAACTCGCAGGGCGTGCCGCTGGAGATGCTTCAATGGCTTGCGACCTATTGGGCGACCGATTACGACTGGCGCAAGTGTGAGGCGAGACTTAACGCGTTGCCGGAATACGTTACGGAAATCGATGGCCTCGACATTCAATTCATTCACGTTCGTTCGAAACATGAAAACGCGCTGCCGCTGATCGTTACCCACGGCTGGCCCGGATCGATCATCGAACAGCTCAAGATCATCGAGCCGCTGACCAATCCGACGGCACATGGAGGGAGCGCTTCGGACGCTTTCCACATCGTTGTTCCATCGATACCGGGCTACGGGTTTTCCGCGCGGCCGACCGTGACCGGATGGGGTACCGACCATACGGCACGCGCGTGGGCCGTGTTGATGAAACGCCTGGGCTATGCGAACTACGTTGCGCAGGGCGGCGACATCGGTTCGGTGGTTACGACATTGATGGCCAAACAGGCTCCGCCCGGATTATTGGGAATCAACACCAGCTTGCCGGCGACCGTTCCACCTGCCGTCGCAAAGTCGCTCGCCTGCGGCAACCCCGCTCCGCCCGGTCTTTCACCTGACGAGGCGCACGCGTACGCGCAGCTGCAGCTCCTGTACGGAAAGCAATTCGCCTACGCCGCGTTCATGCACACACGGCCGCAAACGCTGTACGGATTGGCCGATTCGCCCGTGGCGCTGGCGGCCTGGCTTCTGGACCACGGCGACGGCTGGGGACAGCCGGCGGCGGCCGTCGTCTCCGCCGTAGCTGGGCATACGGTCGACGGACATACCGCAGGTGCTCTGACACGCGACGACGTCCTCGACAACATCACCCTGTACTGGCTGACCAATACCGGGATCTCCGCGGCGCGCTCGTATTGGGAAAATAAGACCAGCCCATTCAACGCCGCCAACGTTGCCATCCCGACTGCCGCGATCGTCTTCCCGGGCGAGATCTACCTGGCGCCGCGCAGTTGGGCGGAGCGCGCATTTCACAAACTCGTCTATTACAACCGCGCTAGCGCAGGCGGCCACTTTGCGGCCTGGGAACAGCCACAAGTCTTTTCCGAAGAGGTGCGCGCGGGTTTCCGATCGCTTAGAACGAGCGCCTGA
- a CDS encoding nuclear transport factor 2 family protein, translating into MIKQTSQTRTADEVEIHGLIDRWSAAVRAHDYSAIRANHDADMLMFDVPPPFQSRGIDAYMATWDLFFKCADRPATFNFTDVNVTAGDDVAFATAVGHCTTVNDGRRESLEFRLTMGLRKIDGRWTIVHEHHSVPSE; encoded by the coding sequence ATGATAAAGCAAACTTCGCAAACGCGGACTGCCGACGAGGTGGAGATTCATGGACTCATCGATCGTTGGAGCGCCGCCGTACGCGCCCACGACTATAGCGCCATTCGCGCCAATCATGATGCCGATATGCTAATGTTCGACGTTCCGCCGCCTTTTCAATCTCGAGGGATCGACGCATACATGGCGACTTGGGATTTGTTCTTCAAGTGCGCCGATCGTCCGGCGACGTTCAACTTCACAGACGTCAACGTCACCGCCGGCGACGACGTAGCCTTCGCAACCGCCGTAGGGCACTGTACTACCGTCAATGATGGACGGCGTGAAAGCCTTGAATTTCGTCTTACGATGGGACTTCGCAAGATCGATGGTCGCTGGACGATCGTACACGAGCACCACTCCGTTCCCTCAGAGTGA
- a CDS encoding ABC-F family ATP-binding cassette domain-containing protein → MAVANRSNPPLSGVRANLTVRRFELRARRPAGWARANVRLSVELLRFSDLECHYGAREVFSSLSGAFNHGERIGLVGPNGAGKSSLLRLLAGVDQPFGGTVVRAKGLKLGYLAQGVADETESTLQDLVDAALARATDEESGVRNKALRTMLSAFGFAPTEYDRPLRSFSGGQRAKVALTHVLIDEPDYLILDEPTNHLDVATIRWFESFVSNDPRGYIVVSHDRYFLDRIATRVWEIERGRFHAYAPERPAYTAYVAAKDVRLEAERREYETFVVERDKRRRTIAGLRATHTSSDYSQVRSREKQLARIEATAQTPSPAAPERQISVRLRPSRRAGSGYAFEVRDLSKAYDQRLFSRLAIDVERGERLGIVGPNGSGKSTLLKILTGASQPDSGSVIFNPAAQVAYFAQNSHDQLEVQESALAAVLGGAVLTPQEARGLLGRMRISGDAADKAVRDFSGGERRRIMLARLMARAADVLLLDEPTNDLDIDSREALESVLCEYGGTIVVVSHDRYLLSRLCDRVLWLERGAWGLVDGGYDVYEAAQRERDKAAIDRSVEESPVRAKASRQTPLRVRSQLKGQIERIEREIEGLDARVNAIELLFESPEIYTDAAGSTVLSEELAGLKMRSRECVIQWEALLYQLEEMTAT, encoded by the coding sequence GTGGCGGTTGCTAACCGCTCGAATCCACCTCTCTCGGGCGTACGAGCGAACCTGACCGTCCGTCGCTTTGAGCTTCGGGCGCGAAGGCCTGCGGGCTGGGCGCGCGCAAATGTACGGCTCTCCGTGGAATTGTTGCGGTTTTCCGATCTCGAATGTCACTATGGGGCGCGCGAAGTATTCTCGAGTCTTAGTGGAGCTTTCAACCACGGCGAACGCATCGGCCTCGTAGGCCCAAACGGCGCGGGGAAGTCGTCGCTCTTGCGTCTTCTCGCTGGCGTCGACCAGCCATTTGGCGGTACCGTCGTACGGGCGAAAGGCTTGAAGCTCGGGTATCTCGCTCAGGGCGTTGCCGACGAGACCGAGTCGACGCTGCAGGACCTCGTCGACGCTGCGCTGGCTAGAGCGACGGACGAAGAGTCGGGCGTGCGCAACAAAGCGCTGCGCACCATGCTCTCCGCGTTCGGCTTCGCGCCAACGGAATACGATCGCCCGCTACGCTCGTTTTCAGGCGGCCAGCGGGCGAAAGTAGCGTTAACGCACGTGCTGATCGACGAACCCGACTACCTGATTCTCGACGAACCGACTAACCATCTCGACGTCGCGACGATCCGCTGGTTCGAATCGTTCGTGTCCAACGATCCCCGCGGTTATATCGTCGTTTCGCACGACCGCTACTTTCTCGACCGGATAGCTACGCGCGTCTGGGAGATCGAGCGGGGGCGCTTCCACGCCTACGCACCCGAACGGCCCGCATACACCGCGTACGTCGCCGCGAAAGACGTGCGGCTCGAGGCGGAGCGGCGCGAGTACGAAACCTTCGTTGTCGAACGCGACAAGCGGCGAAGAACAATAGCCGGCCTGCGAGCGACGCACACCTCCTCGGACTACAGCCAAGTGCGCAGTCGCGAGAAGCAGCTGGCGCGCATCGAAGCGACAGCCCAAACGCCGTCTCCGGCGGCTCCCGAACGCCAGATCTCTGTCCGCCTGCGCCCGTCGCGGCGCGCTGGCAGCGGGTACGCCTTCGAAGTCCGGGACTTGAGCAAAGCGTACGATCAACGGCTCTTCAGCCGACTAGCGATCGACGTCGAGCGCGGAGAGCGCCTCGGCATCGTCGGTCCAAACGGCTCCGGAAAGTCGACGCTTCTGAAGATACTCACCGGCGCATCGCAACCGGATTCCGGATCGGTTATCTTCAACCCCGCGGCGCAAGTCGCGTACTTCGCCCAGAATTCACACGATCAACTCGAAGTCCAGGAGAGCGCGCTCGCAGCCGTGCTGGGCGGCGCTGTGCTGACGCCGCAGGAGGCGCGTGGATTGCTCGGCCGCATGCGTATTAGCGGCGATGCCGCCGACAAAGCCGTGCGCGATTTTTCCGGTGGTGAGCGGCGCCGCATCATGCTGGCACGACTGATGGCGCGTGCGGCCGACGTCTTGCTGCTCGACGAGCCGACCAACGACCTCGATATCGATAGCCGCGAAGCACTCGAAAGCGTCTTATGCGAGTACGGGGGAACGATCGTCGTCGTCTCGCACGATCGCTATCTTCTGTCGCGCCTGTGCGATCGGGTATTGTGGCTTGAACGGGGCGCGTGGGGACTCGTCGACGGCGGTTACGACGTGTACGAGGCGGCCCAGCGCGAGCGCGACAAAGCGGCGATTGACCGGTCGGTCGAAGAGTCACCCGTGCGTGCCAAGGCGTCGCGTCAAACGCCGTTGCGCGTACGCTCGCAGCTAAAGGGGCAGATCGAGCGAATCGAGCGAGAAATCGAAGGCCTCGATGCGCGCGTCAACGCGATCGAGCTTCTCTTCGAGTCGCCCGAGATCTATACCGACGCGGCCGGATCCACGGTGTTGAGCGAAGAACTCGCTGGACTAAAAATGCGCAGTCGGGAGTGTGTCATCCAGTGGGAGGCGTTGCTATATCAACTCGAAGAAATGACGGCCACGTAA
- a CDS encoding sigma-70 family RNA polymerase sigma factor, with protein MTRLEEKSLLARLRKGEESAFTELVDSLHTKLVRFARGFVHDDATAEDVVQEAWLGALSGLGTFEGRSSLSSWIFTITANKAKTRAARDARSMPFSALAAAEASGSEYAVSPDRFLDASAEWPGHWARPPASWGDRPEERLLQTELSAQLFRTVDRLPPAQRAVLLLRDIAGHDASAVCNILDLSETNVRVLLHRARSKVRGALEAYLT; from the coding sequence ATGACGAGGTTGGAAGAAAAATCTCTGCTCGCGCGGCTGCGCAAGGGCGAAGAATCAGCATTCACCGAGCTCGTAGATAGCCTTCATACAAAGCTGGTTCGGTTTGCGCGTGGGTTCGTTCACGATGACGCGACCGCTGAGGACGTCGTCCAGGAGGCGTGGCTCGGGGCACTCAGCGGGCTAGGTACGTTCGAAGGTCGCAGTTCCTTGAGTAGTTGGATCTTCACCATCACGGCCAACAAGGCGAAAACGCGGGCGGCGCGAGATGCACGAAGCATGCCGTTCTCGGCGCTGGCGGCGGCAGAGGCCTCGGGTTCCGAATATGCAGTCAGCCCAGACCGCTTTCTCGATGCTTCGGCCGAGTGGCCGGGGCACTGGGCACGACCGCCTGCTTCGTGGGGGGACCGGCCGGAAGAGCGCCTGCTCCAGACGGAACTATCGGCGCAACTCTTCCGGACTGTCGACCGCCTGCCACCGGCTCAGCGAGCGGTGCTGCTTCTGCGCGACATCGCGGGCCACGATGCGAGCGCCGTCTGTAACATTTTGGACTTGAGCGAGACAAACGTTCGGGTGCTCTTGCACCGGGCACGGTCAAAAGTGCGCGGTGCGCTGGAGGCCTATCTAACATGA
- a CDS encoding heme-binding protein: protein MPDKIPFDTPYGPPISLDRAQAIIRATVAEAKKRKWKMNVAVVDSGGSLVAFARMDGAMLASIQIAEHKARAAATFRRETKVFEDGVQLMQLKYLLAFDGIIASRGGIPLVEQGAIIGAIGGSGGTDSQDEIVSKAGAAVVNQSVEENQP from the coding sequence GTGCCCGACAAAATTCCTTTCGACACTCCGTATGGCCCACCGATATCGCTAGACCGAGCCCAGGCAATTATTCGTGCAACGGTGGCAGAAGCGAAGAAGCGGAAGTGGAAGATGAATGTAGCGGTGGTCGATTCCGGCGGCAGCCTCGTCGCCTTTGCGCGAATGGACGGTGCGATGCTTGCCTCAATTCAGATTGCCGAACACAAGGCTCGGGCGGCCGCGACCTTCCGGCGCGAGACCAAGGTCTTCGAGGACGGTGTCCAGCTCATGCAGCTCAAGTATCTGCTCGCGTTCGATGGAATCATTGCCTCTCGGGGCGGCATCCCGCTTGTCGAACAGGGGGCGATTATCGGTGCAATCGGTGGTTCGGGAGGCACGGATTCGCAGGACGAGATCGTCAGCAAGGCGGGCGCGGCAGTAGTGAACCAAAGCGTTGAGGAGAATCAGCCATGA
- a CDS encoding DUF5069 domain-containing protein produces MDLTKEYPRSVRDKWQGVVQLARTIDKGRATALGNVGEYHYNCPMDQAVFGFLSIDHEQLLDSIRNAKSDADIEAFTRPFVDAKSREEIERWNREWLSHEPQGDSAKAFQSLRAQIAPDRTDVTTWPDLLDLDEKRHVPRRAANVA; encoded by the coding sequence ATGGATCTAACCAAAGAATATCCTCGAAGCGTGCGCGACAAGTGGCAGGGTGTCGTTCAGCTCGCGCGGACGATCGACAAGGGGAGGGCGACGGCTCTCGGTAACGTCGGCGAGTATCACTACAATTGTCCGATGGATCAGGCCGTGTTCGGCTTTCTCAGCATCGACCACGAGCAACTTCTCGATTCAATTCGCAACGCCAAGAGCGATGCGGACATTGAAGCGTTCACGCGGCCATTCGTCGATGCCAAGTCGCGCGAAGAGATCGAGCGCTGGAATCGCGAGTGGTTATCGCATGAGCCGCAAGGCGACTCGGCGAAGGCCTTTCAGAGCCTCCGCGCACAGATCGCACCCGACCGAACCGATGTGACGACGTGGCCCGACCTTCTCGACCTCGACGAGAAGCGCCACGTTCCGCGTCGCGCCGCCAACGTGGCTTAG
- a CDS encoding DUF417 family protein: protein MQITLDRLDSVTTIEPTAYERIAFALGVGITRYGIVVLLLLFGAVKWTAAEAQGIQPLISHSPLFSWLYGVLGLQGTSIFFGVFEIAAAIAIASRPFLPLVSAIGSTFCAIMFVTTLSFLFTTPGIFTNPMGAFIIKDIVLLGGALWTASEALAAARQRRSRAAK, encoded by the coding sequence ATGCAGATAACGCTGGACCGCCTGGATTCCGTGACAACAATCGAACCTACTGCCTACGAACGTATCGCGTTCGCCCTTGGCGTGGGCATCACCCGGTACGGCATCGTCGTACTGTTGCTGCTCTTTGGCGCCGTGAAGTGGACTGCCGCAGAAGCCCAAGGCATTCAACCCTTGATCTCACACAGCCCTTTGTTCAGCTGGCTTTACGGCGTACTTGGGCTGCAGGGAACGTCGATCTTCTTCGGTGTTTTCGAGATCGCTGCGGCGATTGCCATCGCATCACGCCCCTTCCTACCGTTGGTCTCAGCGATCGGAAGCACGTTCTGCGCGATCATGTTCGTGACGACACTCTCGTTCTTGTTCACGACGCCGGGCATTTTCACGAATCCAATGGGAGCGTTCATCATCAAAGACATCGTGCTGCTTGGCGGCGCGTTGTGGACGGCGAGCGAAGCCCTCGCCGCGGCTCGCCAGCGGCGCAGCCGGGCAGCGAAATGA